The Desmonostoc muscorum LEGE 12446 genome includes a region encoding these proteins:
- a CDS encoding DUF1823 family protein produces the protein MSNLPPLNTDTIWAILNEELDDATVNQLLWHYLGYRYDSSTGQWDTSQVAPEWQDEYPEPPDFIDSRPATVKLTRSIPTENKQSLKQKLGFKGYKIGEFGPRQTRRATAANWLLSYLQQNSGKID, from the coding sequence ATGTCTAATCTGCCACCACTCAATACAGACACAATTTGGGCAATTCTCAACGAAGAACTAGATGATGCCACAGTTAATCAGTTGCTATGGCATTATTTAGGCTATCGCTATGATTCATCAACTGGACAATGGGATACTAGCCAAGTTGCACCAGAATGGCAGGATGAGTACCCAGAACCACCAGATTTTATTGACTCTCGCCCCGCAACAGTCAAGTTAACTCGTTCTATTCCTACTGAAAATAAACAATCACTCAAACAAAAACTGGGCTTCAAAGGTTACAAAATTGGTGAATTTGGGCCTCGACAAACTCGCAGGGCCACAGCTGCGAATTGGTTGTTAAGTTATCTCCAACAAAATAGCGGCAAAATTGATTAA
- a CDS encoding polyribonucleotide nucleotidyltransferase: MGIGDLFRNIVGGIQKRRDEEWDNRDRTLYSYRPEDDDEHRDYRYRSEDDEDEDYGYRYRRNDDENTDYTYRDEDEEEDRD, from the coding sequence ATGGGAATAGGCGATTTGTTTAGAAATATAGTCGGTGGCATCCAGAAACGACGTGATGAAGAGTGGGATAATCGCGATCGCACTCTATACAGTTATCGCCCCGAAGACGACGATGAACACCGCGACTACAGATATCGCAGCGAAGATGACGAGGACGAAGACTACGGGTACAGATATCGCCGCAATGACGACGAAAACACTGATTACACATATCGTGACGAAGACGAAGAGGAAGACCGCGATTAA
- a CDS encoding acylphosphatase, with protein sequence MQNSTALPKIIRAHVFISGRVQGVGYRYATVDTASQLGLTGWVRNLPDNRVEAVFEGAREIVDEMVRWCHSGPPAAVVKEVAVEYEEPEGLRGFEVKRAK encoded by the coding sequence ATGCAGAATTCCACAGCACTGCCAAAGATCATCCGCGCCCATGTATTCATTTCTGGCCGAGTCCAAGGAGTGGGCTACCGCTACGCCACTGTGGATACAGCTAGCCAGTTAGGATTAACTGGTTGGGTGCGGAATCTCCCCGATAATCGAGTAGAAGCAGTTTTTGAAGGGGCGCGAGAGATTGTAGATGAGATGGTTCGCTGGTGTCACTCCGGCCCACCTGCTGCTGTAGTCAAAGAGGTTGCAGTTGAGTACGAAGAACCAGAAGGGCTGCGAGGATTTGAAGTTAAGCGGGCTAAATAG
- a CDS encoding putative bifunctional diguanylate cyclase/phosphodiesterase has product MQLNQKLFLYSSLAQFRLLKKSYTAKIMVVAFLGTHVPLLTLIFNFVTSNSYSWEIAIRVLLNALLATLAGTAATLCALHYLLAPVILTSAALQDYLQTKKLPQLPTEFGDEAGTLMADTSQTLHKLDELIHQITNYDNLTGLPNRDLFGDRLYQNVSQSQNPQQLVAVLALGIDDFTGISHGLDHETSNHLLRAVAQRLTNCMAKTDILAHWSQDEFAIAQMDILSFEKVINFTKILQNTLSKPFFINAQQIHITASIGITISDLGDRNSVDQLLQQAHIALYQGKQQGSSQYQFYSPEINAQLQERLALENELHGALERGEMVVYYQPLIDLHTKQVTAVEALLRWQHPTRGLVPPAKFIPIAEHNGLIVPIGEWVLRTACAQNRNWQLAGLPPIRMSVNLSARQFEQVNLVGVVKQILEETGLQTSYLELEVTESSLISDIQHSVKTLKQLRELGVWLALDDFGTGYSSLNYLKRFPVNMLKIDRSFVQDVTSNSDSAAVTDAIIALAKSLQLKITAEGVETQEQLDYLKKRGCQEGQGFYFGIPAPADRITEIVKQNSLQIHEIAA; this is encoded by the coding sequence ATGCAGCTGAATCAGAAACTTTTTCTATACTCTTCTCTGGCTCAATTTCGATTACTCAAAAAAAGTTATACTGCCAAAATCATGGTAGTGGCGTTTTTGGGAACTCACGTACCACTTTTGACTTTAATCTTCAATTTCGTAACTTCCAACTCCTATTCTTGGGAAATAGCCATCCGAGTGCTGCTGAATGCTCTTTTAGCTACACTAGCAGGAACAGCAGCTACTCTTTGTGCATTACACTACCTACTTGCTCCCGTGATTTTGACATCTGCGGCATTGCAAGACTATTTGCAAACCAAAAAATTACCACAACTGCCCACAGAATTTGGTGATGAGGCAGGCACACTCATGGCAGATACTTCACAAACTCTGCACAAATTAGATGAGTTGATTCACCAGATTACTAATTATGATAATTTGACTGGGTTACCGAATCGAGATTTATTCGGCGATCGCCTTTACCAAAACGTGTCACAATCTCAGAATCCCCAGCAATTGGTTGCTGTTCTTGCTCTGGGCATTGATGATTTCACTGGTATAAGTCATGGGTTAGATCATGAAACATCCAATCATCTATTAAGAGCAGTTGCCCAACGTTTGACAAACTGTATGGCTAAAACAGATATCCTCGCCCATTGGAGTCAAGATGAGTTTGCGATCGCTCAGATGGATATCTTATCCTTTGAAAAAGTGATTAATTTCACAAAAATCCTACAGAATACACTATCCAAACCCTTCTTTATAAATGCTCAGCAGATTCACATCACAGCTAGCATCGGTATTACAATTAGTGACTTAGGCGATCGTAATAGTGTGGATCAACTATTGCAACAGGCTCACATAGCACTGTATCAAGGAAAACAACAAGGGTCTAGCCAATACCAGTTTTATTCACCAGAAATTAACGCTCAATTGCAAGAGCGATTAGCATTGGAAAACGAATTACATGGAGCGCTGGAGCGCGGCGAAATGGTAGTTTATTACCAACCGCTGATTGATTTGCACACCAAACAAGTCACAGCAGTGGAAGCACTATTGCGCTGGCAGCATCCTACCAGAGGTTTGGTTCCTCCAGCAAAATTTATTCCCATTGCCGAACATAACGGTTTAATCGTACCTATTGGTGAATGGGTGTTGCGAACCGCCTGCGCCCAAAATCGAAATTGGCAACTTGCTGGACTACCGCCAATTCGGATGTCAGTTAACCTTTCGGCTCGACAATTTGAACAAGTAAATTTAGTCGGCGTTGTCAAACAAATCCTAGAAGAGACAGGATTGCAAACATCTTACCTAGAACTGGAAGTCACTGAAAGCTCTTTGATAAGTGATATTCAGCACTCCGTTAAAACCCTCAAACAATTACGAGAACTAGGAGTATGGCTAGCTTTGGATGATTTCGGCACTGGTTATTCTTCTCTGAACTATTTGAAGCGCTTTCCTGTGAACATGCTGAAAATTGACCGCTCATTTGTGCAAGACGTGACATCAAATTCTGATAGCGCCGCCGTCACCGATGCCATCATTGCGTTAGCTAAAAGCCTCCAGTTGAAAATTACAGCAGAAGGGGTGGAAACTCAAGAACAGCTTGACTATTTAAAAAAACGTGGGTGTCAAGAAGGCCAGGGATTCTACTTTGGTATCCCTGCTCCCGCCGACAGAATCACCGAAATAGTCAAGCAGAATTCTCTGCAAATACACGAGATAGCTGCATAA
- a CDS encoding RNA ligase family protein gives MAILGEAGTIDKRIFITMARVQLVYPKIPDSKNCPWERCIAFEKYDGTNLHWVWDLELGWYAFGTRRDRFDLDDMGIGQFNEAHPGLEEAPEIFNRDFANSLKTVFQENLNYQYPEITVFTEFFGNNSFAGMHRKDDPKQLILFDVQTDKCIISPEQFIRDFSHLNIARVVYRGKLTGQFIDDVREGKYAVAEGVICKGGGSKSNKLWMVKIKTYSYMKKLQQAFKDDWKTYWE, from the coding sequence TTGGCAATCCTTGGTGAAGCAGGAACTATAGATAAACGTATTTTTATCACAATGGCACGAGTGCAACTTGTTTATCCTAAAATCCCAGACAGCAAAAATTGTCCTTGGGAGCGGTGTATAGCTTTCGAGAAATATGATGGTACAAATCTCCACTGGGTTTGGGATTTGGAGCTTGGGTGGTATGCCTTTGGTACACGTCGGGATCGTTTTGATTTGGATGATATGGGAATTGGACAATTTAACGAAGCACATCCCGGTTTAGAAGAAGCTCCTGAGATTTTTAACAGAGACTTTGCTAACTCTTTAAAAACAGTATTTCAAGAAAATTTAAATTATCAATACCCAGAAATTACTGTGTTTACAGAGTTTTTTGGGAATAACTCCTTTGCAGGAATGCATCGAAAAGATGACCCAAAACAACTAATTCTCTTTGATGTACAAACTGATAAATGTATTATTAGTCCCGAACAATTTATTCGAGATTTTAGTCACTTAAACATTGCACGGGTTGTCTATCGTGGTAAATTAACAGGTCAATTTATTGATGATGTTCGAGAAGGTAAATATGCTGTAGCTGAAGGTGTTATTTGTAAAGGAGGCGGCAGTAAGAGTAATAAGCTATGGATGGTGAAAATAAAAACGTATTCTTATATGAAGAAATTACAGCAAGCTTTCAAGGATGATTGGAAGACATATTGGGAATAA